A single window of Methylacidimicrobium sp. AP8 DNA harbors:
- a CDS encoding SCO family protein has product MSEKGTRRIGLIPFGLATVVLLSLFLTLTYQALFHRKEGAARLPVLRRVETFSLTDQSKKTVTLGDLRGKVWVADFIYTSCPGPCPAETLRMKEIQDLVAGLPDVRLVSFSVDPGVDTPEVLARYAQAHGADPAKWYFLTGTVKEIWRLATESFALAVGENPPNRPAEEGPVFHSTQFALVDQEGRIRAYYDGLRPATAARVARDIRALLEERPTAGPERSPVPTGGGAR; this is encoded by the coding sequence ATGAGCGAGAAGGGCACGCGGCGGATCGGGCTGATTCCGTTCGGACTGGCGACAGTCGTCCTCCTTTCCCTCTTCCTGACGCTAACCTATCAGGCGCTCTTCCATCGGAAGGAGGGAGCCGCGCGACTGCCCGTGCTGCGGCGGGTCGAGACGTTTTCGCTGACGGACCAATCGAAGAAGACGGTCACCTTGGGCGACCTGCGCGGGAAAGTGTGGGTGGCCGATTTCATCTACACCTCGTGTCCCGGACCTTGCCCGGCGGAGACGCTCCGGATGAAAGAGATTCAGGACCTCGTCGCCGGGCTGCCGGACGTCCGCCTCGTTTCGTTTTCGGTCGATCCGGGAGTCGATACACCGGAGGTGCTTGCACGCTATGCGCAAGCCCATGGTGCCGATCCAGCCAAGTGGTATTTCCTCACGGGCACGGTCAAGGAGATTTGGCGGCTGGCCACGGAGAGCTTCGCTTTGGCCGTCGGAGAGAACCCACCCAACCGCCCGGCCGAGGAAGGCCCGGTTTTCCATTCGACACAGTTTGCGCTGGTCGATCAGGAGGGACGGATTCGGGCCTATTACGACGGCTTGCGGCCGGCCACGGCGGCGCGTGTCGCTCGGGACATCCGGGCGCTGCTCGAGGAACGGCCGACAGCCGGTCCGGAGAGGAGCCCGGTCCCTACTGGCGGTGGAGCCAGATAG
- the pgl gene encoding 6-phosphogluconolactonase: protein MAVTVFSFPDSDAWLHRLTADFQDRVDESRKSGRTFHVALSGGSTPAPLYRRWATLDLPWEAIDWWIGDERWVPVTDPQSNEGMIRRTLGAGPGDRLRLRSWHASEDPEEAARLYDKALREALGDPPAFDLVLLGLGEDGHTASLFPGSAALEERRAYAVANPHPGGGPLRLTLTYPCLDAARSVWFLVTGGAKAKVVERLLASDSSIPAARIRAASQRLYWVPNG, encoded by the coding sequence TTGGCGGTAACCGTTTTTTCGTTTCCGGATTCCGATGCATGGCTGCACCGCCTGACGGCCGACTTCCAGGACAGAGTCGACGAAAGTCGAAAGAGCGGAAGGACGTTCCATGTGGCGCTCTCCGGCGGGAGCACTCCCGCACCTCTTTATCGGCGTTGGGCGACGCTCGACCTTCCTTGGGAGGCGATCGACTGGTGGATCGGCGACGAGCGCTGGGTTCCGGTCACGGATCCGCAAAGCAACGAAGGCATGATCCGGAGAACCCTGGGTGCGGGGCCCGGTGACCGCCTCCGGTTGCGAAGCTGGCACGCTTCGGAGGATCCGGAGGAAGCGGCGAGACTTTACGACAAGGCATTGCGGGAGGCCCTTGGCGATCCTCCCGCCTTCGATCTGGTCCTCCTGGGTCTCGGCGAGGACGGACATACCGCGTCGCTCTTTCCCGGAAGCGCGGCGTTGGAGGAGCGCAGGGCATACGCCGTGGCGAATCCACATCCGGGTGGGGGGCCGCTCCGGCTGACCCTCACCTATCCCTGTCTGGACGCGGCCCGCTCGGTATGGTTTCTCGTCACCGGAGGCGCCAAGGCGAAGGTTGTCGAGCGCCTCTTGGCCTCCGATTCCAGTATCCCCGCGGCGCGTATCCGGGCCGCCAGCCAACGGCTCTATTGGGTTCCCAACGGATGA
- the ppc gene encoding phosphoenolpyruvate carboxylase yields the protein MSSRPPPTDHDFERLSQAIHLLGDALGRVISGIEGEEVLAVEEEIRSLAKASRAGESSASEALGAAVAGLSAPLAYEIAMAFTSYFELVNLAEEDYRIDLLRRRRKRQLESGIFPRASIEAALAELKTKGVKPEEMQRIVDKLHITLVVTAHPTEAKRRTILIKLRRLAKLLRERERIFFDPSADWIAAMEREIASLWLTDRSRTERPQVLDEVRTGLWFFDATLWDVIPELQAEMERALARHYPTVRPPERWISFGSWIGGDRDGHPSVTFETTAETLVLHRRLALSKIAAGLERLSRFLTVSVRRDPSAAALLELFSQRERRILQRNRLALLYPNEPYRLLLAAMQEEVLAERDNARAADLLDLFGPPPEPQLTAADLDRELDAIAATLRRGRAPELADGDLLRLRRQVRTFGVHIAALDIRQHSRVHEEALDEILPAYGGIANYSRLDEARKQALLTDLLRNPPSTDLRRLWEACNQAGRDALGSLLTAARAQALYGKECAGVYVISMTREPSDVLEVLLLCRIARVDLAIAPLVETLSDLAAAPAILQCLLTHPGYRSHVERHGNEQIVMLGYSDSNKNCGYLAASWALFKAQEAIVDVCHRHGVAPILFHGRGGTVARGGGPAAQAILAQPCGLVAGKIRITEQGEVLSTRYHDPDLAFRILQQITYGVLTGIHASQAPSRPPARWTDAMEEIAAQSVVLYHDLVRNDPGFLRFWQEATPIDELRQLNLGSRPAARSQADSLEDLRAIPWVFSWMQSRFVLPAWYGMGALASFCERSPGGLALLREMYEEWPFFRTTLDNAQQSLAKTDMSIAERYASLVRDSEIRERIFSKIRAEYDRSVASVLAICRIESLLDREPILQRSIRLRNPYVDPLNYIQVEMIRRLRALEKGQEAEERALRRVIELTVNGISAGLRNTG from the coding sequence ATGAGCTCAAGGCCTCCGCCGACAGATCACGATTTCGAACGCTTATCCCAGGCCATTCACCTCCTGGGAGATGCTCTGGGCCGCGTGATCTCCGGGATCGAAGGGGAAGAGGTGCTGGCTGTCGAGGAGGAGATCCGCTCGCTGGCCAAAGCCAGCCGGGCCGGAGAATCATCCGCCTCCGAAGCACTTGGCGCCGCGGTCGCCGGGCTGTCGGCGCCGCTCGCCTACGAAATCGCCATGGCCTTCACCAGCTACTTCGAGCTGGTCAACTTGGCCGAGGAGGACTACCGGATCGATCTGCTGCGCCGCCGCCGCAAGCGGCAGCTGGAGTCCGGCATTTTCCCTCGCGCCTCGATCGAAGCGGCATTGGCGGAGCTCAAGACTAAAGGGGTCAAGCCGGAAGAGATGCAACGGATCGTCGACAAGCTCCATATCACGCTCGTCGTGACGGCACACCCGACAGAAGCCAAGCGGCGCACGATCCTCATCAAGCTCCGGCGGTTGGCGAAGCTGCTCCGCGAGAGGGAAAGAATCTTTTTCGATCCGTCGGCCGATTGGATTGCTGCCATGGAGAGAGAAATCGCTTCCCTCTGGCTTACCGATCGCAGCCGTACCGAGCGACCCCAAGTCCTCGACGAAGTGCGGACCGGACTCTGGTTTTTCGATGCGACGCTCTGGGACGTCATCCCCGAGCTGCAAGCCGAGATGGAAAGAGCTCTAGCGCGCCACTACCCGACGGTGCGGCCCCCGGAGCGCTGGATCTCCTTCGGCTCTTGGATCGGAGGAGATCGGGACGGACATCCGTCGGTGACATTCGAGACGACCGCGGAAACCCTCGTTCTTCACCGCCGTCTGGCGCTGTCTAAGATCGCTGCAGGCCTCGAGCGGCTCTCGCGCTTTCTCACTGTTTCCGTCCGCCGGGACCCTTCGGCGGCGGCGCTGCTCGAACTCTTCTCGCAACGAGAGCGACGGATTCTCCAGCGCAACCGCCTCGCCCTTCTCTATCCGAACGAGCCCTACCGGCTGTTGTTGGCCGCCATGCAGGAAGAGGTGCTCGCCGAGCGGGACAACGCTCGGGCCGCCGACCTTCTCGACTTGTTCGGACCCCCTCCCGAGCCTCAGCTCACGGCGGCCGATCTCGACCGAGAGCTCGATGCCATCGCCGCGACGCTCAGGCGGGGCCGAGCTCCGGAACTCGCCGACGGGGACCTGCTCCGCCTCCGGCGACAGGTGAGAACTTTCGGCGTCCACATCGCCGCCCTCGATATCCGCCAGCACTCGCGCGTGCATGAAGAGGCGCTCGACGAAATTCTGCCGGCCTACGGCGGGATTGCGAACTACTCGCGGCTGGATGAAGCCCGCAAGCAAGCCCTTCTCACCGATCTGCTCCGGAATCCGCCGTCCACCGATCTTCGCCGGCTATGGGAGGCTTGCAATCAGGCCGGCCGTGATGCCCTCGGCTCTCTTTTGACCGCTGCGCGAGCCCAGGCGCTCTATGGGAAAGAGTGCGCGGGGGTCTACGTCATCAGCATGACCCGCGAGCCCTCCGATGTGCTGGAGGTCCTCCTGCTCTGCCGTATCGCCCGGGTCGATCTCGCGATCGCACCGCTGGTGGAAACGTTGAGCGATCTCGCGGCGGCTCCGGCGATCCTGCAATGTCTTCTCACCCATCCGGGGTATCGATCGCACGTGGAACGACACGGGAACGAGCAGATCGTGATGCTCGGGTATTCCGACAGCAACAAGAACTGCGGCTACCTGGCGGCCAGCTGGGCGCTCTTCAAGGCGCAAGAGGCCATCGTCGACGTTTGCCACCGGCACGGGGTCGCTCCCATCCTCTTTCACGGCCGCGGCGGAACGGTGGCTCGCGGTGGAGGGCCAGCGGCCCAGGCCATTCTGGCCCAGCCCTGCGGGCTGGTCGCAGGAAAGATCCGGATCACCGAGCAGGGAGAGGTGCTCTCCACCCGCTACCACGATCCGGACCTCGCCTTTCGGATCCTTCAACAGATCACCTACGGGGTTCTCACCGGAATTCATGCTTCGCAAGCCCCATCGCGCCCGCCCGCCCGCTGGACCGACGCGATGGAAGAGATCGCCGCGCAAAGCGTTGTCCTCTACCACGACTTGGTGCGAAACGATCCCGGCTTTCTCCGGTTCTGGCAGGAGGCCACGCCGATCGACGAGCTGCGGCAGCTCAACCTCGGGTCCCGGCCCGCTGCTCGCTCGCAGGCCGATTCTCTGGAGGATCTGCGGGCCATTCCCTGGGTTTTTTCCTGGATGCAGAGCCGGTTCGTCCTGCCCGCCTGGTATGGCATGGGTGCCCTGGCCTCCTTTTGCGAACGATCCCCGGGCGGGCTTGCGCTACTGCGGGAAATGTACGAGGAATGGCCCTTCTTTCGCACCACGCTCGACAATGCTCAGCAGTCCCTTGCCAAGACCGATATGAGCATCGCCGAACGCTATGCCTCGCTTGTGCGCGACTCGGAAATCCGGGAGAGGATTTTCTCGAAAATCCGGGCCGAATACGATCGTTCGGTCGCCTCGGTGCTGGCCATCTGCCGGATCGAATCCCTGCTCGACCGGGAGCCGATCCTGCAGCGTTCGATCCGGCTTCGGAATCCCTATGTCGATCCGCTCAATTATATCCAAGTCGAGATGATCCGCCGCTTGCGCGCTCTCGAAAAAGGCCAGGAAGCGGAGGAACGCGCCCTGCGCCGGGTTATCGAGCTGACCGTCAACGGAATCAGCGCCGGCTTGCGCAATACCGGATGA
- a CDS encoding DUF420 domain-containing protein has protein sequence MVSYLPAVNASLNGITTCFLVAGFVAIKRRQVAAHRKCMIAAFVTSMVFLACYLVYHAIHGATPFPRHDWSRPLYFSVLISHTFLAVVNLPAIFAALYLAAKGRFAAHARLTRLLWPSWMYVSVTGVLVYFMLYHWFRAPAG, from the coding sequence GTGGTTTCGTATCTCCCCGCGGTCAATGCCAGTCTGAACGGCATCACGACCTGCTTCCTCGTCGCCGGTTTCGTCGCGATTAAGCGTAGGCAGGTCGCCGCGCATCGCAAGTGCATGATCGCCGCTTTCGTCACCTCGATGGTCTTCCTAGCCTGCTACCTCGTGTATCATGCGATCCATGGAGCGACGCCCTTCCCCCGGCATGACTGGTCACGTCCTCTCTACTTCAGCGTTCTGATATCCCACACGTTTCTGGCGGTCGTGAACCTTCCCGCCATTTTTGCGGCGCTCTATCTTGCCGCCAAAGGGCGCTTCGCCGCGCACGCCCGGCTCACCCGTCTGCTTTGGCCGTCGTGGATGTATGTGTCGGTGACCGGGGTGCTCGTATATTTCATGCTCTACCACTGGTTTCGTGCCCCTGCGGGATAG
- a CDS encoding ABC transporter permease: MEPRKTSVAYGDFLLGVYTLWSREVVRFLRQKNRVVGALGTPLVFWFLIGSGVGSSFRTGGTGSGGYFSYFFPGMLLLVVLFTAIFSTISLIEDRREGFLQAVLVAPVPRSAVVAAKLLGGMTLSVLQCLLIYMLALPMGLHFSPGSFALTVVTLCLLGLALTGLGYLLAWPLDSVQGYHALMNLLLMPLWLLSGALFPPEGSVGWMRLVIHANPLYYGLELLRAALWPGPPRASLWLFGAITLFFTAAVAMAAVVITHRVRVKHP; this comes from the coding sequence ATGGAACCAAGGAAGACTAGCGTCGCTTACGGCGACTTTCTGCTGGGGGTCTATACACTCTGGAGCCGGGAGGTCGTGCGGTTCCTCCGGCAGAAGAATCGGGTCGTGGGCGCGCTGGGAACTCCCTTGGTCTTCTGGTTTCTGATCGGTTCCGGAGTCGGAAGCTCTTTTCGCACCGGCGGGACCGGTTCCGGCGGTTACTTTTCCTATTTCTTTCCTGGGATGCTGCTCCTGGTCGTTCTCTTCACCGCGATCTTCTCGACCATCTCCCTGATCGAAGACCGTCGAGAAGGTTTCTTGCAGGCGGTGCTCGTGGCTCCCGTCCCGCGATCGGCCGTGGTGGCGGCGAAGCTTTTGGGAGGGATGACTCTGAGCGTTCTCCAGTGCTTGCTGATCTACATGTTGGCGCTCCCCATGGGGCTTCACTTTTCGCCGGGATCTTTCGCTCTGACGGTTGTGACTCTTTGCCTCTTGGGGTTAGCGTTGACCGGCCTTGGATATCTGCTCGCCTGGCCGCTCGATTCGGTTCAGGGTTACCACGCGCTGATGAACCTGCTGCTGATGCCTCTCTGGCTTCTCTCCGGAGCGCTTTTTCCGCCGGAAGGTTCGGTCGGCTGGATGCGCCTGGTCATTCATGCCAACCCCCTCTACTACGGGTTGGAGCTCTTGCGGGCCGCCCTTTGGCCGGGACCGCCGCGCGCGTCCCTTTGGCTCTTTGGCGCGATCACCCTTTTCTTTACGGCGGCGGTGGCCATGGCGGCGGTTGTCATCACCCACCGGGTCCGGGTGAAGCATCCATGA
- a CDS encoding 3-deoxy-D-manno-octulosonic acid transferase has protein sequence MKVRLLRWCYRLAFPFVAVLVSPYYMVRLSKRGSPQEGLAERMAFYSASLREKVGMGVDLWIHAVSVGEVLVALALLRELRRKGPPLRVALSVTTITGRRIALGAADAQTIVLWSPVDFPGVVKRAFDLLRPRALILVETEIWPNYLWEAKRRRVPVVLLNARLSPRTERWYRRFPEVFRPILQLLSLVLAQAQEDVDRLADAGFPPERIFITGNLKYDVAEAACGQSGPLCSWWEGCGWSPDTLVLLAGSTHPGEEEVMLDLYRELRPRHPKLRLVLAPRHVERSPGIQRLCRKAGFSVVLRTELGPTPPIGSEPDVLIVNTTGELRFLYEKAAIVFVGKSLCAHGGQNFLEAACAEKPILVGPHMGNFAALVREFRKEHALLQAADRGELASFLEALLGSESLRSELGKRARGVFARNVGAAARAAEIVTGLLRAEGAARFREDV, from the coding sequence GTGAAGGTTCGTCTGCTGCGCTGGTGCTACCGGCTGGCCTTCCCCTTCGTCGCCGTCTTGGTCAGCCCGTATTACATGGTCCGGCTCTCCAAGCGCGGTAGCCCGCAGGAAGGGTTGGCCGAGCGGATGGCGTTCTATTCGGCCTCGCTGCGCGAGAAGGTCGGGATGGGAGTAGACCTTTGGATCCATGCGGTCAGCGTCGGAGAAGTGCTGGTCGCTCTCGCCCTTCTGCGGGAGCTCCGGCGGAAAGGGCCGCCTCTCCGGGTTGCCTTGAGCGTGACGACGATTACGGGCCGGAGGATCGCTTTGGGCGCAGCGGATGCGCAGACGATCGTTCTGTGGAGCCCCGTCGACTTTCCGGGCGTGGTCAAGAGGGCCTTCGACCTTTTGCGGCCGCGTGCCCTGATTCTGGTGGAGACGGAGATCTGGCCGAATTACCTCTGGGAGGCCAAGCGGCGGCGGGTGCCGGTCGTCCTGCTCAACGCCCGTCTCTCGCCCCGGACCGAGCGATGGTATCGGCGCTTTCCCGAAGTCTTTCGTCCGATTTTGCAGCTTCTTTCGCTGGTGCTGGCGCAGGCGCAGGAGGACGTCGACCGCCTGGCGGATGCCGGATTTCCGCCGGAGAGGATCTTCATCACGGGGAACCTCAAGTATGACGTTGCCGAGGCCGCGTGCGGGCAATCCGGGCCGCTCTGCTCCTGGTGGGAAGGCTGTGGATGGTCTCCGGACACCCTGGTTCTGCTGGCGGGCAGCACGCATCCGGGAGAGGAGGAGGTCATGCTCGACCTCTACCGGGAGCTGCGTCCTCGCCATCCCAAGCTGCGTCTGGTGCTTGCCCCGAGGCATGTCGAACGGAGCCCCGGGATTCAACGGCTCTGCCGGAAAGCCGGCTTTTCAGTCGTGCTGCGCACCGAGCTTGGGCCGACGCCTCCCATCGGCTCGGAGCCGGATGTTCTGATTGTGAACACGACTGGGGAGCTGCGCTTCCTTTACGAGAAAGCCGCTATCGTCTTCGTCGGAAAGAGCTTGTGTGCTCATGGCGGGCAGAATTTCTTGGAAGCCGCCTGCGCGGAAAAGCCGATTCTGGTCGGCCCCCACATGGGGAACTTCGCCGCGCTCGTCCGGGAATTTCGAAAGGAACACGCGCTCTTGCAGGCGGCCGATCGGGGGGAGCTTGCGTCGTTTCTCGAAGCGCTCCTCGGCTCCGAGTCGCTGCGATCGGAACTGGGGAAACGAGCGCGTGGAGTCTTCGCTAGGAACGTCGGAGCGGCCGCGCGCGCGGCGGAAATCGTGACAGGGCTGCTTCGGGCGGAAGGGGCGGCTCGCTTTCGCGAGGACGTTTGA
- a CDS encoding ABC transporter ATP-binding protein, with the protein MTEFAPRTVAEEVAVSVEGLCYAYGDRKVLDGVSFQVEKGDLIGILGPNGSGKTTLFRLLSTLYPAPEGMITLAGCSYPGQAAAARRRMGVVFQSPSLDRKLTVFENLLHQGHLYGLRGGALRKRSMELLRLFGLEERARDLVETLSGGLQRRVEVAKALLHEPELLLMDEPSTGIDPAARRDFWRHLFALKERKRLTILVTTHLLDEAERCDRLLVLDRGKRVAWDTPNRLRALIPGSVLSIRSPKLAEIEDEIKRFWPGRVVRRVDGTLRIEPRAEEAAGDAMRNAADLLQRFAGEVTALTVSQPSLEDVFLHLTGHHFDGRNEDFDGTKED; encoded by the coding sequence ATGACCGAGTTTGCCCCCCGGACGGTCGCGGAGGAGGTCGCCGTTTCCGTTGAAGGCCTCTGCTACGCTTACGGGGACCGCAAGGTGCTCGACGGCGTCTCTTTTCAGGTGGAGAAGGGAGACCTCATCGGAATCCTGGGGCCGAACGGAAGCGGGAAGACGACCCTCTTTCGGCTGCTCTCCACCCTGTATCCGGCCCCCGAGGGGATGATCACCTTAGCGGGCTGCTCCTATCCGGGACAGGCCGCTGCGGCGCGTCGGCGGATGGGGGTGGTCTTCCAGTCCCCGAGCCTGGACAGGAAGCTCACGGTCTTCGAAAACCTGCTCCATCAGGGCCATCTCTACGGACTGCGGGGAGGCGCATTGCGCAAGAGATCTATGGAGCTTCTCCGGCTCTTTGGCCTGGAAGAGCGGGCCCGGGATCTGGTCGAGACGCTTTCGGGAGGACTGCAGCGGCGGGTCGAGGTGGCCAAGGCGCTTCTTCACGAGCCGGAGTTGCTCCTCATGGACGAGCCGAGCACGGGAATCGACCCGGCCGCACGCCGGGATTTCTGGCGCCACCTCTTCGCGCTCAAGGAGCGGAAAAGGCTTACGATTCTGGTGACGACCCATCTGCTTGACGAGGCGGAGCGCTGCGATCGGCTTCTGGTGCTGGATCGGGGGAAGCGGGTGGCATGGGATACACCGAACCGGCTGCGCGCGCTCATTCCGGGGTCGGTGCTCTCGATCCGTTCGCCGAAGCTGGCGGAAATCGAAGACGAGATCAAACGGTTCTGGCCGGGCCGGGTCGTTCGCCGTGTTGACGGCACCCTCCGCATCGAGCCCCGGGCCGAAGAGGCAGCCGGGGACGCCATGCGGAACGCGGCGGATTTGCTGCAACGGTTCGCCGGTGAGGTGACCGCCTTGACCGTCTCCCAGCCCTCGCTGGAGGACGTCTTTCTGCACTTGACCGGACACCATTTCGACGGCCGGAACGAGGACTTCGATGGAACCAAGGAAGACTAG
- the zwf gene encoding glucose-6-phosphate dehydrogenase: MTTRQTAGLGHMIGGKVAPAAVVIFGASGDLTHRKILPAFYHLQKNGHLPEGMAIVGFARRDQSEPQFREGLRQALEDHSHTHPIDNAVWASLEPHIYYQKGDLANPEDYVRLAERLRTLPEAAAFGRNHLYYLATAPNFFPIVAENLGKAGLDAREGTGGYRRLIVEKPFGTDLPSARALNQILHQYFPEPCIFRIDHYLGKENVQNLLYFRFANSIFEPLWDRRYIDHVQITVAETQTIGTRGAYYETAGASRDMLQNHLMQLFTLIAMEPPASLEAESIRDEKVKVLRSVPTPTPEEVLRNSVRAQYGPGILNGKTVRPYREEDRVSRRSLVETYVCLRLEVDNWRWSGVPFYLRTGKALGHQYTEICIVFHRAPCVLFAHNLKRIARNWLKIRIQPIEGIHMIFNTKVPGQPAIEEARMDFYYRRQDHYFPEAYERLLLDALNGESTLFTRSDEVEQAWRIIDAVQAAWREEDLDRLPLYAPGSMGPVEAEELLRREGRRWGDPPCEQEEELRE, encoded by the coding sequence ATGACGACTCGCCAGACTGCCGGGCTCGGACACATGATCGGAGGCAAGGTTGCACCGGCGGCCGTCGTGATTTTCGGAGCATCCGGCGATCTCACGCACCGGAAGATCCTGCCTGCCTTTTACCACTTGCAGAAAAACGGCCATCTCCCGGAAGGGATGGCGATCGTGGGATTCGCAAGGCGCGACCAATCCGAGCCGCAGTTTAGAGAGGGGCTACGCCAGGCGCTGGAAGACCACTCCCACACCCATCCGATCGACAATGCGGTCTGGGCGTCCCTGGAGCCGCATATCTACTACCAAAAGGGAGACCTGGCGAATCCCGAGGACTATGTCAGGCTGGCGGAACGGCTGCGGACCCTACCCGAGGCGGCCGCTTTCGGGCGGAACCATCTTTATTATCTGGCCACCGCACCCAATTTTTTCCCGATCGTCGCCGAGAATCTCGGCAAGGCCGGGCTGGATGCACGGGAGGGTACCGGCGGTTACCGGCGGCTGATCGTGGAAAAGCCCTTCGGGACCGATCTTCCGTCGGCGAGGGCGCTCAATCAGATTCTACACCAGTACTTTCCCGAGCCGTGCATCTTCCGCATCGACCATTATCTTGGAAAGGAGAACGTTCAAAATCTCCTTTATTTCCGATTCGCCAACTCGATCTTCGAGCCCCTTTGGGACCGGCGATACATTGATCATGTGCAGATCACCGTCGCGGAAACGCAGACCATAGGAACGCGCGGCGCCTATTACGAGACGGCCGGAGCGTCCCGGGACATGTTGCAGAACCACCTGATGCAACTGTTCACCTTGATCGCCATGGAGCCGCCGGCCTCCTTGGAGGCCGAATCGATCCGGGACGAAAAAGTCAAGGTGCTGCGGTCGGTCCCGACCCCGACCCCGGAGGAGGTCCTGCGAAACAGTGTGCGCGCCCAATACGGGCCCGGCATCCTGAATGGGAAGACGGTGCGCCCGTACCGCGAGGAGGATCGGGTCTCCCGCCGCTCCTTGGTGGAGACCTATGTCTGCTTGCGGCTGGAGGTCGATAACTGGCGCTGGTCAGGGGTGCCCTTCTATCTCCGCACCGGGAAGGCCCTAGGCCACCAGTACACGGAGATTTGCATCGTCTTCCACCGGGCCCCCTGCGTGCTTTTTGCGCACAACCTCAAGCGCATCGCGCGCAACTGGCTGAAGATCCGGATCCAGCCCATCGAGGGAATCCACATGATCTTCAACACCAAGGTGCCGGGACAGCCGGCCATCGAGGAAGCCCGGATGGACTTCTACTACCGGCGCCAGGACCACTATTTCCCGGAAGCCTACGAGCGCTTGCTCTTGGACGCCTTGAACGGAGAATCGACCCTCTTCACTCGATCCGACGAGGTCGAGCAGGCGTGGCGAATCATCGATGCCGTGCAGGCGGCCTGGCGCGAAGAGGATCTCGACCGGCTGCCTCTCTATGCACCCGGCTCGATGGGGCCGGTGGAGGCCGAGGAGCTCTTGCGCCGGGAAGGAAGGCGCTGGGGAGATCCTCCCTGCGAGCAGGAGGAAGAGCTGCGGGAGTAG
- a CDS encoding tyrosine recombinase XerC, which yields MHRGSFRGSQKEKGAGEGKAGSAGSELAESKEREILSFLAFLRDEKGYSPYTVRNYGHALREFARRRPGHSWWSVGPEDVRGYLYELCRRPELGAAAIRVRFAALRSFFARAVQRKWIAENPVHGLRLPRLSRRLPIFLTQEQALRLLEAPQRRWSDREKRRAVRGPSWKEWQMWRDKAWLEVLYGAGLRLRELTGLRRKDFDPDQELIRVRGKGGKERICPIGPSATAAILRYLELCPYPGDALFVSGRGKPLSPRFIESAFRKYLEESGLEGAYSPHKLRHSFATHLLDNGADLRSVQELLGHARLSTTQIYTGVSAQRLREVYQAAHPRA from the coding sequence ATGCATCGCGGATCGTTCCGAGGGAGCCAAAAAGAGAAAGGAGCCGGCGAAGGAAAGGCGGGATCGGCCGGATCGGAGCTTGCGGAGAGCAAGGAGCGCGAAATCCTAAGCTTCCTCGCGTTTCTCCGGGACGAGAAAGGCTATTCCCCGTATACCGTTCGGAATTATGGCCACGCCTTGCGCGAATTTGCCCGCCGGCGGCCGGGGCATTCCTGGTGGTCGGTAGGACCCGAGGATGTGCGCGGCTATCTTTACGAACTCTGCCGCCGCCCGGAATTGGGGGCGGCGGCCATCCGCGTCCGGTTTGCGGCGCTCCGCTCGTTCTTCGCTCGGGCCGTGCAGCGGAAGTGGATTGCCGAGAATCCCGTTCACGGTTTGCGCCTTCCCCGGCTGAGTCGACGTCTGCCGATCTTCTTGACGCAGGAGCAGGCCTTGCGGCTCCTGGAGGCGCCGCAACGAAGGTGGAGCGATCGGGAGAAGCGGAGAGCCGTCCGCGGTCCCTCCTGGAAGGAATGGCAGATGTGGAGGGATAAGGCATGGCTGGAGGTGCTCTACGGCGCAGGGCTGCGCTTGCGGGAACTGACCGGCCTGCGCCGCAAGGACTTCGATCCCGATCAGGAGCTGATCCGGGTCCGAGGGAAAGGAGGAAAGGAGCGGATCTGTCCGATCGGGCCCAGCGCCACCGCGGCGATCCTGCGCTACCTCGAGCTCTGCCCCTACCCGGGCGATGCGCTCTTCGTCTCCGGTCGAGGGAAGCCTCTCTCTCCGCGCTTCATCGAGTCGGCGTTCCGTAAATACCTGGAGGAGTCGGGCCTGGAAGGGGCGTACAGTCCCCACAAGCTCCGGCACAGCTTCGCGACCCATCTGCTCGACAACGGCGCCGATCTGCGGAGCGTGCAGGAACTGTTGGGGCATGCCCGACTTTCGACCACCCAAATCTACACCGGCGTATCTGCGCAGCGGCTGCGGGAGGTCTACCAAGCTGCGCATCCGCGGGCGTAG